GTCAGATTGGGATTCAACACCACACTGCGCATGGATAAGGCACAAAGACTGAAAACCGGCGAGTCATCCATGACCCATGCGATGGTGCTGACAGGCGTTCATGTCGAGAAGGGCCAACCAGTGCGATGGCGGGTGCAGAACTCCTGGGGTGAAGCCGTGGGAGACAAGGGGTGGTTTGTCATGGCAGATGAGTGGATGGACGAGTTTACGTATCAGGTAGTGGTTGACTCTCGCTTCGTTTCAAAGGAGGTGCGAGATATTCTAAATCAGGAACCAGAGGTCTTGCCACGATGGGACCCGATGGGAGTTCTTGCGTAACAAGTGGCCAATCCTAGAAATATACGATAGTTGCAGATCTACATTATTCTCCGTCATAGAGCATATCTGAAGGACAAAGGAGGTCTAGGAGACTTTACCACAGGTTCACCGAAGCAAATCCTCTGCTGGTTCGCAGGAGAGAAGTCACATAATGCGGTAAGTTGAAACTCAGTAAGGCCCGTCAGTGTTGCTCCGAGAAAACATGAAACAGAGTATAATCCCGAATCTGCGTGTTCTGAGGCATCACCAGTGGTGCCACAAGTTGTCAAACTTGTCAAACCATGTGACTCACACCCTCACTCCGACTCTTGCTGCACCCCATAGGCAAGGTACACACTCGCCCAAGAAAATGTCTGAGTGTCAGTCTACCCGGACGTCCCCATGCAAGTCCTAAGGTAGGTAGGATCCCATGGTGATCTGATCACCGTCTGTGCCTGATGACCCCCTGTACGATTATTGGTCCAATCAGATCATGGAGGGTCAGGAAATGCCAACCGGCCAATGGCAACGATTCCTTCAACACCGATATTTCGTCGAACCGATGAGATATTCGTGGTTAGCTTCTGGGGAAGATGGAGCTTGGATCCGATAGGGAGACATTCGAGAATATTGCTAGGATCCACAGTGCTAATTTCGCTTGTGTTAATATCTGACTTAATGATATCAGCTTCAGAGAGAGACATGTTCTGGTGGTCAACGTTGACCGCCGTCTGTACcgatgtactccgtagatcaGAACGTTTTTTTTAGGGTTTCCTGGCCTTTTAGGCCTCTCTGACCCTAGAGATTACTAAAGTAAGATTCATCTGACAGGTAAAATCAAGTATTCTTCACTCTTGCACATACTAACATCTGAGTAATGTATCTTATCTCCACGGTTCCATACTCCTGGTCTCGGTGGCTTGCTGTCGAAAAGCATAGTAATACTGTAGATCAAGCATGGTATGCAGATTCCCATGTTGGGCAACAAACTGCACCATGCACACGAGTCCGAgcataaaaaaaaagtcaaaaaacGCTCTGGACCCACTGCACCGGTGCCCTTTGACTGGACCTGTCCGTAAGCTCCCCGAAAAAGGTAGAGAAACCGCGAGGTGTGGACAATGTCGGTATCAGCGGTATAGTTGGCTCTCGACCTTCTCGGCGCCGTCTCCGTTTGATTCGGTCTTGTCGCAATGAGgcgaaaaaaggaaaaaaggggGGAGTCCGAAACCTTCTTCCAGAATGATGAATTCTTGCATGTAGTAAATTGCGACTGCCTACTATTATGGAGCAAGTCACGGGAGGAGTATAGCAGAGTGACTGCGGGCAACTCCACCGACTTTGCATCGTGCCCTACAATTGGGTCAACGCTCTTGTTCACCGCCAGGATGGCCATTTCTGCATCGTCATCCTAATGGAACATACCACGCCCAAACTGGAAGGCTAAGAGTTATTtccaattttttttctccttttttcttctccttccggCTCAGGGTAGTAGTTACGGAGATTAATCGATGACaaataaagaagagaagaaaaaatagcATCGCATCCGAGTCACATGTAACCCAGCAGTGTTCCTGGATGGTACGAAGAAGTGGTACAGTATACTGAACGACTGAACGAGTTGGTACAAGGGTAAATTATGATTTGCCTATGTCGAGTTCTGCTATGTTTCAAAGAGCAGGGCTTAGTATCCGATTGGGTTCGTTCCGTTTCTATATCCCTACCTGGCCTTTGTTGTCGGTTCCTGATTTGCATGTTGGATATCAATCCTCATTATGGACTCCGACAGTTTGGCACGAAGAATTCGAACAAACATGGCCGGCTGCATGCAGCGGCCGTAGGGATGGTGCTCGACGCTTCAATGCCTTCCTCTCACCTAATTTGTTcctgatttctttctttgaaCGCCTCCATACGCATTTCACGCGATTATCGCGAGTAAGCCTACACCCTCAGTAATCTCACCCCAACCGTGCGAGGCCAAAAAAGCTCGGACAATTGTTTTCAGAGCAACGTGGCAGCAGCGTGCTATTTCCTCACCATCTTGCCTCATTACCTACATCTAAACTAGTAGTTCCTATTCTCCATAGCTATGCACGCACGTACACATACTACCCCATCGAGTCTAGAGGACCGTCAAACCTGAAACAGCCATGATGTAGTATATTACCGGAAGGGGAAATCGTCCAGAGAAGCAGACGGTGCTTCGAGAAGACCACAAGGGGAATCTGGAGTGAGTCATACCTACTGCGTTGGGGGATGTGGGTCAGCTCATCCTCTTTGTTCTGTCTCATTGAAGGGAACCTTCTGTATCCTCTGTGGATCGCACTGCCTTAGTCGGCCTTAGCTAGTACCTTAGGCTGCCCATGCTATAGGTAGCGTTGACTTTCCTGTTAGGTCGTGTGCTAGTACAGTAGGTGGCTTCGTTCCAGGTAAATGAgggaacaaaaaagaaaatgggtGAGGAGGATCTGTGGATCGCCGCTCTGCTTACTATTTTCTACCTGATAGACGATTTCAGGAAACACGTTTTCCCCTTAGGGTGGTCAAAAGTTGCTATTCGGTTGCAGACTATTCTCACTTGCAATTGTTTTTGCGATTTCGGCCGAAAAGTGGTATTTTCACTATGAGTCATATGCGATTGCAAGGAACGGATGCAATTGATACCGATGGGGAATTTGTAGTATAATCCGAGGATAACTATGATGTCAATTGACTTTGGCAATTCAGTAGTAGTCTGCTTGAgtttaaatagtagattgTTTAGTGTAGGAGAGGGATTAGGTAACGAACGCAAGGGATAACAACGCCAAAGTGCCATAGGAGAACGTGACTCTGCGACCCCTCCAACCCTAATCCAAGGTCTGTCTGTCTATCATGAAGTACAACGTACCTAATTACAAGGATTGGTCTCAAACTGCATAAGGGCCGCTCCGTTGCTTTGAAACCAGGGTCACAGCTCTAAGCTAGTCATTGACCaaggggaggagagagcGAGCTTCAACCCAAGCTCGCCTTGTTTCTCTGCATGAGAACCATATCGCGCGAGTTTGGCCGTTATTCTACTATAGGTACTTCCGTTGGAGAGTTGATTCCCCGCAGAATCCCAAGCAATGATGCCTTACCTGATTCAGAGCTGCTGACTTAGCATCGAGGATGAGTCGATGTCGAGTCGGTTGTTAGCCCCATTTTCAAATCAAAAGTCGGTTCCGCTGATGTTGTTCCGTGATGCGATCGCGATGCCCTCCGGTTCATTTGAATCGTTGAGGGGGAGGGGCTATCGCCTATAGAGGCAAGAATTATCGGTATTATTCCTTTTTGTCGTGGTTGATTCTATTTCCATTATCgttgtttttttttgtttcatGTATATTTCCTTATTATCGTTGTTATGGCTTTTTACATAATTCTGGCCGGGCGTTGGTTATCTTCGGAATCGTCCAATCTGATCTGTCTGTGCTTTTCTGCATGCCTCTGCTTCTGCggtacatacggagtactgtcATCGCTCGAATCGTGCGGGAAGCACGGGTGTTTTGACGGAACGGGCGTCAGTGACCTGCGGACTAAccgaaaaagcaaaagggcCTTTCCCTCATCGGGTGGATCACTGGATCTTCCACCGGCCCGGCCCTACTGTACCACAGATGAAGGCAGCAGGGAGGCAAGGATATGTTCTGTAAAGCAGTCATGTAGGGAGAGTTGATCTATCTGAGGAGTCTACTTTCATGATGTCACTCGTTAAAGCAGCTCAACTTTGAGTATCACCAACGTGTTGCTGATGAAGCTGGAAATGATTTCCTCCAGCTCGTCACAATGGTCACACTATGTATGAGATTGATTGGCTGTGATCGACCGAATGATGGGACTCTTGATACAGTATTGTATGACATTCTTGTCCATCTGATCATGGCCAAAGCCCCTCCCTCCCAGGGTTATTACCCTCGGACGGGTAGACGTATGTATCATGGTACCGTCATGTAACCCGCAAGCCAATCTTATTCTAAAAGTCGATCATGGGATGATGGGACGGTGGTGATGCGCACAGACAGACCTTTTTTGGGCATCACCAGGGCCAAGAAACCCAAGATATGTAGGCAAACGGGCTCAGGTACCTATAGTACTTCATTGCTTCGTAGAGGGAAGGAGGTTTCGGATAGCTGAAGACTCGTTTCGTACCTTACCAATCATACTGTTTTGTTTGTGCTGAGGAACTTGCGGTGCCTGAGTCAGGCTGGTACGACCGCATCTGGTACCTACAGATTGAAGAGAGTGAAACTTGAACGGATAGGCCCCGTTCCGTCAACTGGAttggggggaagggggaTGGGGAGGGGGGGTAAGAGAAGTCCATCTAGATGACTGTTGAGGGGACTGTGTGAGTGAAGAAGATTCGATAGGCTATCGATAAACGATGGTTCTCGGCCCCACCGGCGGTCATTCCATGGTTCGGATACCGACTACTTTGGAGGTACCAATACCAAGACTAcatactactccgtagttagCAGGTCCTGAGAACTACCTGTATCAGGATATCGGCTATTCCGGCTAGAAGTTGCCTTCAGAGACAGAAACGAGGGGCTCAGTGGAAGAGAAACTGAGGATAAACCTCTCTACACTATCATGCACAGAGTACACACATACATGTGATATCAGAGTGAAGTTCTGTATAGGTAtctgtacatacaatgtACATACTCTGTACTCTGGATAAAGAGCAATGTAGTAGTGGTGCATTGCTTACATGGAGGGGTATTGCTTACACATGAGAATACTGGTAGTAGGCACTGAGTATTACTGCTATACCCTCTTTGTACTAGTTTGTCAGGCTGCTAGTTTGTGGGAATCCgagtcttcctctccctctcttctctttacCCGCCAGGTCCTGACCGAGTACTCAGTCGGTACATCTAGGAAGGAAGTGACTTCCACGGGCACAGTAATCCGCGGGAGACGCAAGTATCAATCAGTCAGAGTCATTATTCATCCAGGACAAAAGGACTGATGAGTAACGCGTGCTTATTCATCCAGGCTCTCGGTGCCAAAGGAAAAAAGTTCCCCTGCCAGCTGCACGTCTGCCCAACGAAGCATCCAATGACCGGTGCTCGTTAATCTCGGGAACAGCCAGAAATCGTCGCCTCGCCTTTTTAGCTTTTCCGCTGACCGCTGGAAGCTACTCATGTCTTTGGTAGCAGCGTTTAGTGACTTTCTGTGGGAGTATGGGCCCTTTGTGTTTAGGGCCGATGGGGAATTCCCTTTGGGAGAGATTTCTATGGAGCAATCGAGAAAGTTGAATTAGAATTGAGATTTATGgttaatattatttactggttttatttattttgttttcttttattttatttcttttttttatttttatttctgttttgattttcttattttaattttattttggATTTTTTATTGTTTCTATCAGATCATACACTGGTACCTGAGGCA
This Aspergillus flavus chromosome 1, complete sequence DNA region includes the following protein-coding sequences:
- a CDS encoding uncharacterized protein (expressed protein) is translated as MAILAVNKSVDPIVGHDAKSVELPAVTLLYSSRDLLHNSRQSQFTTCKNSSFWKKVSDSPLFSFFRLIATRPNQTETAPRRSRANYTADTDIVHTSRFLYLFRGAYGQVQSKGTGAVGPERFLTFFLCSDSCAWCSLLPNMGICIPCLIYSITMLFDSKPPRPGVWNRGDKIHYSDVRSERPKRPGNPKKNVLIYGVHRYRRRSTLTTRTCLSLKLISLSQILTQAKLALWILAIFSNVSLSDPSSIFPRS